Proteins encoded by one window of Vigna radiata var. radiata cultivar VC1973A chromosome 5, Vradiata_ver6, whole genome shotgun sequence:
- the LOC106762323 gene encoding chaperone protein ClpD, chloroplastic yields the protein MQVSSSWFGTLPCSHVRSLPPDPCSTSTTWLFAASYTHSSSTNFLFTRPRPQPFTSLSFLVSQRKGFSLTSLTPIRRTKKRRRALRVSAVFERFTERAIKAIVLSQREAKALGSELVYSQHLLLGLVAEEDRSTDGFLASGITVEKAREVVRVVWNRNTSARGGAGDDDKRSATQVPFSVNAKRVFEAAVEYSKSLGHKFVAPEHITVGLVKVDDGSVSRVLYRLGTNGNQLAAVAFSRLQKEIAKDGREPNTVSKGMPKKSISRKGSDAGASGTTGEESPLSQFCVDLTARASEGQIDPVVGREVEVQRIIQILCRKTKSNPILLGEAGVGKTAIAEGLALRIAKADVSPFLLTKRVMSLDIALLMAGAKERGELEERVTNLIKDVIKSGDVILFIDEVHILVQAGTVGRGNKGSGLDIANLLKPALGRGQFQCIASTTIDEYRLYFEKDTALARRFQPVWVDEPNEDDAIKILTGIREKYEAYHKCRYTADAIKAAVDLSARYIVDRYLPDKAIDLIDEAGSRARIVAFKKKKEQETGILSKLPADYWQEIRAVKSMHEMETKLKYYGASNIHENNELILDSYLSSTATDDEPIVVGPEDIAAVASLWSGIPVQKLTADQRILLLDLDNKLRKRVIGQEEAVASISRAVKRSRVGLKDPDRPIAAMLFCGPTGVGKTELAKSLAACYFGSEAAMVRLDMSEYMERHTVSKLIGSPPGYVGYGEGGVLTEAIRKKPFTVLLLDEIEKAHPDIFNILLQILEDGQLTDSQGRRVSFKNALVVMTSNVGSSAIAKGQHNSIGFLIPDDKTTSYNGLKSMVIEELRTYFRPELLNRIDEVVVFQSLEKSQLLKILDLLLEDMKKRVLSLGLHVKVSEAVKNLVCQQGYNPTYGARPLRRAITSLIEDPLSEAFLFGECKPGDTVLVDLDANGYPFVTNQLDKIVKFSD from the exons ATGCAAGTTTCCTCGTCCTGGTTCGGAACCTTACCTTGCTCACACGTTCGCTCCCTTCCGCCGGATCCCTGTTCCACCTCAACCACATGGCTTTTCGCTGCCTCCTACACCCATTCCTCTTCTACTAACTTCTTATTCACGCGCCCTCGTCCACAACCCTTCACTTCTTTATCGTTTCTCGTCTCCCAGAGAAAGGGCTTCTCGCTGACCTCGCTGACACCGATCAGAAGGacgaagaagagaagaagagcgTTGCGTGTTTCCGCGGTTTTCGAGCGGTTCACGGAGAGAGCGATAAAAGCCATAGTCTTGTCGCAGAGGGAAGCCAAAGCGCTTGGAAGCGAATTGGTTTACTCGCAACATCTCTTGCTGGGGCTCGTGGCCGAGGAGGATCGCTCCACCGACGGTTTTCTCGCGTCTGGTATCACCGTCGAGAAGGCGCGTGAGGTTGTTCGCGTTGTCTGGAATCGGAACACTTCCGCTCGAGGTGGGGCTGGTGATGATGACAAAAGAAGTGCCACGCAGGTTCCCTTTTCTGTCAACGCGAAGCGAGTGTTTGAGGCTGCGGTTGAGTATTCAAAGTCGCTGGGACACAAATTCGTTGCCCCGGAACACATTACTGTTGGTTTAGTCAAAGTAGATGATGGAAGTGTTAGTAGGGTCCTTTACAG ATTGGGGACGAATGGAAACCAATTGGCAGCTGTGGCATTCTCCAGATTGCAAAAGGAGATTGCTAAAGACGGTAGAGAACCTAATACGGTGTCCAAGGGAATGCCTAAGAAATCGATTTCTAGAAAAGGTTCTGATGCTGGAGCCTCTGGCACAACAGGAG AGGAGAGTCCTCTATCACAATTTTGTGTGGATCTCACTGCCCGTGCAAGTGAAGGGCAAATTGATCCAGTTGTTGGCCGAGAAGTTGAAGTTCAGAGAATAATTCAAATACTATGCAGGAAAACAAAAAGCAATCCCATTCTTCTTGGTGAAGCTGGGGTTGGAAAAACTGCTATTGCGGAGGGCCTGGCACTTCGCATTGCAAAGGCAGATGTTTCTCCATTTTTATTG ACAAAGCGTGTGATGTCCTTGGATATAGCCCTGTTAATGGCTGGAGCAAAAGAAAGAGGAGAGCTAGAGGAACGTGTTACAAACTTGATAAAAGACGTAATAAAGTCAG GTGATGTCATTCTCTTCATTGATGAAGTTCATATACTTGTTCAGGCAGGAACAGTTGGGAGAGGAAATAAAGGATCTGGCCTAGACATAGCAAATTTACTCAAACCTGCACTTGGAAGGGGTCAATTTCAG TGTATTGCCTCAACCACCATAGATGAATACagactttattttgaaaaagatacGGCATTGGCTCGACGGTTTCAACCTGTTTGGGTTGATGAACCGAATGAG GATGATGCGATTAAGATCCTTACGGGAATACGTGAGAAATATGAGGCATATCACAAATGCAGATACACAGCGGATGCTATAAAGGCTGCAGTTGATTTGTCAGCAAGATACATAGTTGATAGGTATCTACCTGATAAAGCTATTGACCTCATAGATGAAGCAGGAAGCAGGGCTCGTATTGTAGccttcaagaagaaaaaggaacaagaaACTGGCATTCTTTCTAAGTTGCCAGCTGATTACTGGCAAGAAATCAGAGCAGTCAAGTCCATGCATGAAATG GAGACCAAGCTTAAATACTATGGCGCTTCCAACATTCATGAAAACAATGAACTCATACTGGATTCATATTTATCTTCTACGGCCACAGATGATGA ACCAATAGTAGTTGGGCCAGAAGATATAGCAGCAGTTGCTTCCCTCTGGTCAGGAATTCCTGTGCAGAAGCTCACGGCTGATCAAAGAATTCTTCTGTTAGACCTTGATAATAAACTTCGCAAACGTGTTATTGGACAAGAGGAGGCTGTTGCTTCCATTTCCAGAGCTGTAAAGAGATCCCGGGTTGGCCTCAAGGATCCTGATAGACCAATAGCTGCCATGTTATTCTGTGGTCCTACTGGGGTTGGGAAAACAGAACTTGCAAAATCTTTGGCTGCCTGTTACTTCGGATCG GAGGCAGCCATGGTACGATTAGATATGAGTGAATACATGGAGCGGCATACAGTGAGCAAATTGATCGGATCGCCCCCAGGTTATGTTGGTTATGGAGAGGGTGGCGTTTTAACAGAAGCTATTAGAAAAAAACCTTTTACCGTGTTATTGCTTGATGAAATAGAGAAAGCTCATCCAGATATATTCAACATTCTTCTTCAAATTTTGGAAGATGGTCAACTTACTGATTCTCAG GGTCGCAGAGTTTCATTTAAAAATGCATTGGTGGTAATGACTTCAAATGTGGGGTCTAGTGCAATTGCTAAGGGTCAACACAACTCCATAGGTTTCTTGATTCCTGATGATAAAACAACGTCATACAATGGCTTGAAATCGATGGTAATTGAAGAACTAAGGACATATTTTCGTCCAGAATTGCTCAACAGGATAGATGAAGTGGTAGTGTTTCAATCCCTTGAGAAGTCACAG TTACTGAAGATATTGGATTTGCTTCTTGAAGACATGAAGAAAAGGGTGTTGTCCCTAGGACTCCATGTTAAGGTGTCTGAAGCGGTGAAGAACCTAGTGTGCCAGCAAGGCTATAACCCAACATATGGTGCTAGGCCTCTGAGAAGGGCCATTACATCACTGATAGAAGATCCATTGAGTGAGGCATTTCTTTTTGGAGAGTGCAAGCCAGGTGACACTGTCCTCGTTGATTTGGATGCTAATGGTTACCCCTTTGTTACAAATCAGCTTGATAAGATTGTCAAATTCTCTGACTGA